GCGGCATCGGCGCCTGTCTCGGATGCGTGGTGAAGTCACGCACGGCGGAAGGATGGGCCTATCGCCGCATCTGCGTCGACGGCCCCACGTTCGCCGCGGCGGAGATCCTGTGGCGATGAGCTCTTCCCCTCGCCTCGAAGTACGGCTCGGGCCGCTGACCCTGAAAAACCCCGTGATCACGGCTTCAGGAACCTTCGGCTACGGGACCGAGTTCCTTCCCTTCATCGACCTGTCGCGTCTCGGCGGGATTTGCGTCAAGGGGCTCTCCCTGATGCCGCGCAAGGGAAACGCGCCGCCGCGCACCTTCGAGACGCCGGCCGGAATGATCAACGCCATCGGCCTGGCGAATGTCGGGGTCGAGGAGTTCGTGAAGGTGAAGCTCCCGCCGCTGAAGAACTGCGGCGCGGCGATCATCGCCAACGTTTTTGGCGAGACGGTGGAGGAATACGTGGAGGTGGCGCGCATCCTCTCCGGCGCCGACGGGGTGGCGGCGTTGGAGCTGAACATCTCCTGCCCCAACACCGCCCGCGGCGGCATGGTCTTCGGCTGCGACCCCGACGGGACGGCCCGGGTGGTGTCGGCGGTGCGCAAGGTCACCACCCTTCCCCTCATCGTGAAGCTCACGCCCAACGTCACCGACATCACGGCTATCGCCCGCGTCGCCGCCGGCGAGGGTGCCGACATCCTCTCCCTGGTGAACACCTTCCTGGGGATCGCGGTCGACGTCCGCCGCCGGAAACTCGTCCTGGCGAACGGCGTCGGCGGTGTGTCGGGACCCGCCATCAAGCCGCAAGCGCTGCATCTGGTGCACAAGGTCTTTCGCGACCTGAAGACGCCGATCATCGGCATGGGCGGGATCATGAGCGCCACCGACGCGCTGGAGTTCATCCTGGTGGGGGCCCGGGCCATTCAGGTGGGGACCGCCAACTTCATCGACCCGGCCTCGTCGGTGAAAATCCTGGACGGATTGTCGGAGGCGATGCAGGATATGGGCGTCGAGGACGTCAACGACCTGGTCGGAACGGTACGCGACGGCGGCCCCGCTCCGGAGTACGCCACCTGAAGCGGGGCTCGGAGCCCTGGATGACTCGACCCCATCGCCGGCGCGCGGCGCAGCTGTTTGCCGCGGTCTTTTTCGTGCTTCTCGCCGCGCGCTGCGCCAGCACTCCCTCCAAGGCCCCCCAGACCCCCGCCGACTGGTCCGCCTTCCGGCAGGAGGGAACGGCCTCCTGGTACGGTCCCACTTTTCACGGCAAGACGACGGCCAACGGCGAGCGCTACAACATGCTCGGCATGACGGCCGCCCATCAGAAGCTGCCCTTCAATACCATGGTCAAGGTGACGAACCTCGAGAACGGCGTGACCGCCGTGGTGCGGATCAACGATCGCGGGCCGTTTCTCAAGGGGAGGATTCTCGATCTCTCGTACGCCGCGGCGCGCGCGCTCAAAGCCAACGGGCCCGGCACGATCCGGATACGTCTCGAGGTGGTGAAGGTCGGCCCTGCCAAGTCTTATAAGAAATCGTAGTGACCAGGGGCACCGTTTCAGGCGGCGGCACAAAGCGGCCGCGCCTGAACGGCCGCCGCTTGATCAGGTGCCCTACTCACAGAGTGCCTTGATGAGGCCGGATCAATTCGGCTCGCCTGAAGACTTCCGCTTGATCATGCGCTTTGGAGAAACGGGGTGGGAGCCTGTCGATCCTGCCAAGGGATCTTTCAAGAGGTCATCTGAGGAGTGGAACCGCTTCGTAGTTCGCCGTTCAGGCGTTCAAGCGGCGGCCGTTCAGGCGCGGCGATTCTCAGCCGCCGCCTGCAACGGTGACGCTGATCACCAGGGTAACCCCAAAATTACATATCCTGGCGGGGGAGCTCGAAGCCGAAGAGACGATGCAGCTCGGCGATCGCCTGGTCCCCTTCGGCGACCAGCGTGCCGTCGGGGCCGTAGAGGCGCAGGAACGGGAGATCGGTCACGCCCTGCTGCTGGGCCACCGGATGGCTCCAGCTGACGATGTCGATCTTGCGCAGCGCCAGATTGTCGTGGCTGCGCGCCAGATCCTCCAGCAGCGGCGAGAGCTCCCGGCAGGGCGGACACCAGTCGGCGTAATAGTCGAACAGCGTGTATTTCCCCGCCACCAGGTGGGTCCGCAGATTGAGAGGCCTTCCCTTCGAAATGACCTGGATGTCACCCAGCTCCGCCGGACTGCCTGCCGGCTGGCGCTCCAGCGCCAGGAAGACGCTGATTCCCGCAATCAGCGCTGCGGCCGCCAGCGCCCCCGTAATCAGCTTCGAAGGTTTGCTCATGTCACCTATTCTGCGGCGGCCGTTCAGGCGCGGCGCTTCTCAGCCGCCGCCTGCAACGGTGTCCAAGATCCTCCAGGCAAACTGCAAAGTTCAGACGCCGCAGTCTTCCCCATAGATCCCAGTCCCGGTAAAGCACCTGATCAAGCGGCGGCCGTTCAGGCGCGGCGCTTCTCAGCCGCCGCCTGCAACGGCGTCCAAGTTCCCGCAAAGCAAGATCTCGGAAATTATCCAGACCAGACACGGCAGGGTCAACTCCCCGTCGCAATCCGATTCCCTTCCACCCTGAAATGGCGAAGCTCCCCCCAAAGAAAAAAGCGGGGCCCTCGGACCCCGCTCGAAGGATGGAGCAGTTTTCCGTTCCTACGGGCAGGCGGGGCCCAGTACGAGACCGAGTGGCCCCGGAGCGTCCCAGCGATAGCAATCTTGCGGCGCGGGATTGTCGAAATTGGGACCTACCGCCGTGCAGGCCGGTCCTGCGACCATACCGCTATACCCGGCCTCGTAGAACGTGACCGTTCCCACGGGAGGAATTGCGCTATCGCCGCAAGTGAAATCGGGAGGAAGCGGTCCTGGCGGGACCCCGAATAACGGGGCACCGTCCACATCGCAGGTGTTGAGCACCGCCGACGACGTTGCAGCTGGCCGATGCAATTGGAATCGGATTCCAGGGGACTGCCAGAAGCAAGGGAGGGGGGACGAGAGGAAAAGGTCCCGTCGTGACAAAGGCATTGCCCCAAAGCGCTGGAACGCGCGCGTGGCATACCCATCCGGCATGCGGCCCAAGGGTATCGGGGTCCACATGGTGTTCCCAGTTGTGGGTCGTGGCACAGATCAACGAGCCCGTTGCCCCCAGGGCGCCGCATGCGGCCGCTCCGAACGACCAAGTCGTAAACCCAGCGCGGCACTGTCCGGCCACCAGGTTTTCACCGGCCACGCATGGCGCGACGGGAATGTCGGCAATGCGCATCCCGACAGGCACGCAGGCCCCAGCCCCTTGTGGGGTGGTGACCAGCGCGGTGGTGCAGGACGTATCCGAGCAGCAGCGGACCTCGACGCCGAAGTTGTCTCCGTCGACCTCGTTGCTGAGCTTGATCGACGCGACCGTCGACCAGTCCTGGATGACCGTCGT
This region of Candidatus Polarisedimenticolia bacterium genomic DNA includes:
- a CDS encoding septal ring lytic transglycosylase RlpA family protein, which gives rise to MTRPHRRRAAQLFAAVFFVLLAARCASTPSKAPQTPADWSAFRQEGTASWYGPTFHGKTTANGERYNMLGMTAAHQKLPFNTMVKVTNLENGVTAVVRINDRGPFLKGRILDLSYAAARALKANGPGTIRIRLEVVKVGPAKSYKKS
- a CDS encoding thioredoxin family protein, encoding MSKPSKLITGALAAAALIAGISVFLALERQPAGSPAELGDIQVISKGRPLNLRTHLVAGKYTLFDYYADWCPPCRELSPLLEDLARSHDNLALRKIDIVSWSHPVAQQQGVTDLPFLRLYGPDGTLVAEGDQAIAELHRLFGFELPRQDM
- a CDS encoding dihydroorotate dehydrogenase — protein: MSSSPRLEVRLGPLTLKNPVITASGTFGYGTEFLPFIDLSRLGGICVKGLSLMPRKGNAPPRTFETPAGMINAIGLANVGVEEFVKVKLPPLKNCGAAIIANVFGETVEEYVEVARILSGADGVAALELNISCPNTARGGMVFGCDPDGTARVVSAVRKVTTLPLIVKLTPNVTDITAIARVAAGEGADILSLVNTFLGIAVDVRRRKLVLANGVGGVSGPAIKPQALHLVHKVFRDLKTPIIGMGGIMSATDALEFILVGARAIQVGTANFIDPASSVKILDGLSEAMQDMGVEDVNDLVGTVRDGGPAPEYAT